One window of the Anaeromyxobacter dehalogenans 2CP-C genome contains the following:
- the ptsP gene encoding phosphoenolpyruvate--protein phosphotransferase, with the protein MSRSSATTLVGIGASPGIAIGRCWTIERRRVRTPKRRLTPEEVEGELARLRTSLEISDVQLAEVRGKVEEAQVPGSAEHTAIIDMHRMMLKDEMLVLEAQRQIREERLNAEWAVKRATRKIKNAFHEQADDYFKERRADVDFVGERIIKNLLGQAPDVEDVPPEGVIVVAHDLSPADTALLLHEHKVAAFVTDAGAKTSHTAIVARALEVPAVVGVGRVTAVAERGDWIVVDGARGLVVINPSPGERAGYEAAREKQLAGEQALLATRDLPARTLDDLTVRLAGNIEFAEEVPSLLAHGGEAVGLYRTEFLFMGRSDLPGEEEHYQNYRRILEALAPRPVTIRTFDLGGDKLPAGMRVTAENPALGLRAIRYCLRQPDMFRAQLRALLRASVHGNLRVMFPMISGVAELRAAKHALRQAADELRAEGVPFRQVPVGIMVELPSAAMIADRLAAECDFFSIGTNDLIQYTIGIDRQDKDVAYLYKPLHLAVLRLLKLICDAGRAAGVPVSMCGEMAGEPVNALVLLGLGVSELSMNGPSIPLVKRVVRAARAEEGRALVDRLLALTTADDIEHEVQAEMARRFPGLLDGDDEGPEPAGQG; encoded by the coding sequence ATGAGCCGGTCGTCCGCCACCACGCTCGTCGGCATCGGGGCCTCGCCCGGCATCGCCATCGGGCGCTGCTGGACGATCGAGCGGCGGCGGGTGCGGACCCCGAAGCGCCGGCTCACGCCGGAGGAGGTCGAGGGCGAGCTGGCGCGGCTGCGCACCTCGCTCGAGATCTCCGACGTGCAGCTCGCCGAGGTGCGCGGCAAGGTGGAGGAGGCGCAGGTCCCGGGCAGCGCCGAGCACACCGCCATCATCGACATGCACCGGATGATGCTGAAGGACGAGATGCTCGTCCTGGAGGCGCAGCGGCAGATCCGGGAGGAGCGGCTCAACGCGGAGTGGGCGGTGAAGCGCGCCACCCGCAAGATCAAGAACGCGTTCCACGAGCAGGCCGACGACTACTTCAAGGAGCGCCGGGCCGACGTGGACTTCGTGGGCGAGCGGATCATCAAGAACCTGCTCGGCCAGGCGCCGGACGTGGAGGACGTGCCGCCCGAGGGCGTCATCGTGGTGGCGCACGACCTCTCCCCCGCCGACACCGCGCTGCTCCTGCACGAGCACAAGGTGGCCGCGTTCGTCACCGACGCCGGGGCCAAGACCTCGCACACCGCCATCGTGGCCCGCGCGCTGGAGGTGCCGGCGGTGGTGGGGGTGGGGCGGGTGACCGCCGTCGCCGAGCGCGGCGACTGGATCGTGGTGGACGGCGCCCGCGGGCTGGTGGTCATCAACCCGAGCCCGGGCGAGCGGGCCGGCTACGAGGCCGCCCGGGAGAAGCAGCTCGCCGGCGAGCAGGCGCTGCTCGCCACCCGCGACCTGCCCGCCCGGACGCTCGACGACCTCACCGTCCGGCTGGCCGGCAACATCGAGTTCGCCGAGGAGGTCCCGAGCCTGCTCGCGCACGGCGGCGAGGCGGTGGGGCTCTACCGCACCGAGTTCCTGTTCATGGGCCGGTCCGACCTGCCCGGCGAGGAGGAGCACTACCAGAACTACCGGCGCATCCTGGAGGCGCTCGCCCCGCGCCCGGTCACCATCCGCACGTTCGACCTGGGCGGCGACAAGCTGCCGGCCGGCATGCGCGTGACCGCCGAGAACCCCGCGCTCGGCCTGCGCGCCATCCGCTACTGCCTGCGCCAGCCGGACATGTTCCGCGCCCAGCTCCGCGCGCTGCTGCGGGCGTCGGTGCACGGCAACCTGCGGGTCATGTTCCCGATGATCTCCGGGGTGGCGGAGCTGCGGGCCGCGAAGCACGCGCTCCGCCAGGCCGCCGACGAGCTGCGCGCCGAGGGGGTGCCCTTCCGGCAGGTGCCGGTGGGGATCATGGTGGAGCTGCCCAGCGCCGCGATGATCGCGGACCGGCTCGCGGCCGAGTGCGACTTCTTCTCCATCGGGACGAACGACCTCATCCAGTACACGATCGGCATCGACCGGCAGGACAAGGACGTCGCCTACCTCTACAAGCCGCTCCACCTCGCGGTGCTGCGCCTGCTGAAGCTCATCTGCGACGCCGGCCGCGCCGCGGGCGTGCCGGTGTCGATGTGCGGGGAGATGGCGGGCGAGCCGGTGAACGCGCTCGTGCTGCTCGGCCTGGGCGTGAGCGAGCTGTCGATGAACGGCCCGTCCATCCCGCTGGTGAAGCGGGTCGTCCGCGCGGCCCGCGCCGAGGAGGGGCGGGCCCTGGTGGACCGCCTGCTCGCGCTCACCACCGCGGACGACATCGAGCACGAGGTCCAGGCCGAGATGGCCCGGCGCTTCCCGGGCCTGCTCGACGGCGACGACGAGGGCCCGGAGCCGGCCGGCCAGGGCTGA
- the metK gene encoding methionine adenosyltransferase yields MPLQDFLFTSESVTEGHPDKMADQISDAVLDAVLRQDPKGRVACETLLKTGYVMIAGEITTKARIDYPKLARETVRRIGYTSGDMGFDANTCAVLVAVDQQSPDIGQGVDTGGAGDQGMMFGYACDETPELMPAPIQYAHAVTKQLAKARRAGLDLLRPDGKSQVSVEYRDGRPARIDTVVVSTQHAESVSNKRLHEAVREQVIAKALPKRLVDRKTRILINPTGRFVIGGPMGDTGVTGRKIIVDTYGGMGRHGGGAFSGKDPSKVDRSAAYMGRYIAKNVVAAGLAARCEVQVAYAIGVAEPVSVMVDTFGTAKVPEGKIARAVREVFGLTPRAIIEGLDLLRPVYEKTAAYGHFGRTEKTFTWERTDKKDALADAAGLSKIRAVAGV; encoded by the coding sequence ATGCCGCTCCAGGACTTCCTCTTCACCTCCGAGTCGGTCACGGAGGGCCATCCCGACAAGATGGCGGACCAGATCTCCGACGCCGTGCTCGACGCGGTGCTGCGCCAGGATCCCAAGGGCCGGGTGGCCTGCGAGACGCTGCTCAAGACCGGCTACGTGATGATCGCCGGCGAGATCACCACCAAGGCGCGCATCGACTACCCGAAGCTCGCCCGCGAGACGGTGCGCCGCATCGGCTACACCAGCGGCGACATGGGCTTCGACGCCAACACCTGCGCGGTGCTGGTGGCGGTGGACCAGCAGTCCCCGGACATCGGGCAGGGCGTGGACACCGGCGGCGCCGGCGACCAGGGCATGATGTTCGGCTACGCCTGCGACGAGACGCCGGAGCTCATGCCCGCGCCCATCCAGTACGCGCACGCGGTCACGAAGCAGCTCGCGAAGGCGCGCCGCGCCGGCCTCGACCTGCTCCGCCCCGACGGCAAGAGCCAGGTGTCGGTCGAGTACCGTGACGGCCGGCCCGCCCGCATCGACACGGTGGTGGTCTCCACGCAGCACGCCGAGTCGGTCTCCAACAAGCGCCTCCACGAGGCGGTGCGCGAGCAGGTGATCGCGAAGGCGCTGCCGAAGCGGCTCGTGGACCGCAAGACGCGGATCCTCATCAACCCCACCGGCCGCTTCGTCATCGGCGGCCCCATGGGCGACACCGGCGTCACCGGCCGCAAGATCATCGTGGACACCTACGGCGGCATGGGCCGCCACGGCGGCGGCGCGTTCAGCGGCAAGGACCCGTCGAAGGTGGACCGCTCCGCCGCGTACATGGGGCGCTACATCGCGAAGAACGTGGTGGCGGCCGGCCTCGCCGCGCGCTGCGAGGTGCAGGTGGCGTACGCCATCGGCGTGGCCGAGCCGGTCTCGGTGATGGTGGACACGTTCGGCACCGCCAAGGTGCCGGAGGGGAAGATCGCCCGCGCCGTCCGCGAGGTGTTCGGCCTCACGCCGCGCGCGATCATCGAGGGGCTCGACCTGCTGCGCCCGGTCTACGAGAAGACCGCCGCCTACGGCCACTTCGGCCGCACCGAGAAGACCTTCACCTGGGAGCGCACCGACAAGAAGGACGCGCTCGCCGACGCGGCCGGGTTGTCCAAGATCCGCGCCGTCGCGGGGGTGTGA
- a CDS encoding ArsR/SmtB family transcription factor, which produces MPRPAPARPAAPSRRPEALLGWLELLSDPIRLRALRALEPRELSVLELREVLALPQSTVSRHLKTLSDAGWLSARREGTQSLYGWAAELDPGARKLWQLARAESDGWAVVRADAARLRAVRARRDEAQRFFAGAAGAWDGLRARVYGRGVAAEALLALVPPAWTVADLGCGTGAVAAELAPRVRRVIAVDRSAAMLRAARRRTARFDNVELHEADLADLPLEDGGCDAALLVLVLAYLDDPAPALAEAVRVLRPGGRLVVLDAARHQDEALRRRMGQAHPGFEPDALAALVRRAGAAGVTARTLPPEPGARGPGLVACTGERPART; this is translated from the coding sequence ATGCCTCGTCCCGCCCCCGCCCGCCCCGCCGCCCCGAGCCGGCGCCCCGAGGCCCTGCTCGGCTGGCTGGAGCTGCTCTCCGACCCCATCCGGCTGCGCGCGCTGCGCGCGCTCGAGCCGCGCGAGCTGTCGGTGCTCGAGCTCCGCGAGGTGCTGGCGCTCCCGCAGTCCACCGTGTCCCGCCACCTGAAGACGCTCTCCGACGCGGGCTGGCTCTCCGCCCGGCGCGAGGGCACGCAGAGCCTGTACGGCTGGGCCGCGGAGCTCGACCCGGGGGCCCGGAAGCTGTGGCAGCTCGCGCGCGCCGAGAGCGACGGGTGGGCGGTGGTCCGCGCCGACGCGGCCCGGCTCCGGGCGGTGCGGGCCCGCCGCGACGAGGCGCAGCGCTTCTTCGCCGGCGCGGCCGGCGCCTGGGACGGGCTGCGCGCCCGGGTGTACGGGCGGGGCGTCGCGGCCGAGGCGCTGCTCGCGCTGGTGCCGCCCGCCTGGACCGTGGCCGACCTGGGCTGCGGCACCGGCGCGGTCGCGGCCGAGCTGGCCCCGCGCGTGCGCCGCGTGATCGCCGTGGACCGCTCCGCCGCGATGCTGCGCGCCGCCCGCCGCCGCACCGCCCGCTTCGACAACGTCGAGCTGCACGAGGCCGACCTCGCGGACCTGCCGCTCGAGGACGGCGGCTGCGACGCGGCCCTGCTCGTGCTCGTGCTCGCCTACCTGGACGACCCCGCGCCGGCGCTCGCCGAGGCGGTGCGGGTGCTGCGCCCGGGCGGGCGCCTGGTGGTGCTCGACGCCGCCCGCCACCAGGACGAGGCGCTCCGGCGCCGCATGGGCCAGGCGCACCCCGGCTTCGAGCCGGACGCGCTCGCCGCGCTCGTCCGCCGGGCCGGCGCGGCCGGCGTCACCGCGCGGACGCTGCCGCCGGAGCCGGGCGCCCGCGGCCCGGGGCTGGTCGCCTGCACCGGCGAGCGGCCCGCCCGCACCTGA
- the ahcY gene encoding adenosylhomocysteinase has translation MAVSAAKKKPAPSAPAPFEHKVKDLSLAGWGRKEIELAEKEMPGLMAVRREYARQRPLAGQRITGSLHMTIQTAVLIETLVDLGADVRWASCNIFSTQDHAAAAVVVGRDGTPEAPRGVPVFAWKGETLEEYWDCTERALDFGGGKGPTQIVDDGGDATLLIHKGAEYEKAGKVPPPSSAGSEELEVVLRLLAREQKKDARRWTRVAKACAGVTEETTTGVHRLYEMQKAGTLLFPAINVNDSVTKSKFDNLYGCRHSLVDGLNRAADVMLAGKLCVVCGYGDVGKGCAQALRGQGARVVVTEIDPINALQASMEGYQVVRLEDVVEHADVFVTATGNLDVVTVEHMKAMKDCAIVGNIGHFDNEIDMAGLRKAATRVNIKPQYDAFVFPDGHRVLVLAEGRLLNLGCATGHPSFVMSNSFTNQTLAQIELAVNRAAYAKQVYVLPKHLDEKVAALHLEQIGARLTKLSKKQAAYIGVPQSGPFKPEHYRY, from the coding sequence ATGGCCGTTTCCGCCGCGAAGAAGAAGCCCGCCCCGAGCGCCCCCGCGCCGTTCGAGCACAAGGTGAAGGACCTCTCGCTGGCCGGCTGGGGCCGCAAGGAGATCGAGCTCGCCGAGAAGGAGATGCCGGGCCTGATGGCGGTCCGGCGCGAGTACGCGCGGCAGCGCCCGCTCGCCGGCCAGCGGATCACCGGCTCGCTGCACATGACCATCCAGACCGCGGTGCTCATCGAGACGCTGGTGGACCTCGGCGCCGACGTCCGCTGGGCGAGCTGCAACATCTTCTCGACGCAGGACCACGCCGCCGCCGCGGTGGTGGTGGGCCGCGACGGGACGCCGGAGGCGCCGCGCGGCGTGCCGGTGTTCGCCTGGAAGGGCGAGACGCTGGAGGAGTACTGGGACTGCACCGAGCGCGCGCTCGACTTCGGCGGCGGCAAGGGCCCGACGCAGATCGTGGACGACGGCGGCGACGCCACGCTGCTCATCCACAAGGGCGCCGAGTACGAGAAGGCCGGCAAGGTGCCGCCGCCCTCCAGCGCGGGCTCCGAGGAGCTGGAGGTGGTGCTGCGCCTGCTCGCCCGCGAGCAGAAGAAGGACGCGCGCCGCTGGACCCGGGTGGCGAAGGCCTGCGCCGGCGTGACCGAGGAGACCACCACCGGCGTGCACCGGCTCTACGAGATGCAGAAGGCCGGGACGCTGCTGTTCCCCGCCATCAACGTGAACGACTCGGTCACGAAGTCGAAGTTCGACAACCTGTACGGCTGCCGCCACTCGCTGGTGGACGGGCTGAACCGCGCCGCCGACGTGATGCTGGCCGGGAAGCTGTGCGTGGTCTGCGGCTACGGCGACGTGGGCAAGGGCTGCGCCCAGGCGCTGCGCGGGCAGGGCGCCCGCGTGGTGGTCACCGAGATCGACCCCATCAACGCGCTGCAGGCGTCGATGGAGGGCTACCAGGTGGTGCGGCTCGAGGACGTGGTGGAGCACGCCGACGTGTTCGTCACCGCCACCGGCAACCTCGACGTCGTCACGGTCGAGCACATGAAGGCGATGAAGGACTGCGCCATCGTCGGCAACATCGGCCACTTCGACAACGAGATCGACATGGCCGGGCTGCGCAAGGCGGCCACCCGGGTGAACATCAAGCCGCAGTACGACGCGTTCGTGTTCCCGGACGGCCACCGGGTGCTGGTGCTGGCCGAGGGGCGGCTCCTCAACCTGGGCTGCGCCACCGGCCACCCGTCGTTCGTGATGTCGAACTCGTTCACCAACCAGACGCTGGCCCAGATCGAGCTGGCGGTGAACCGCGCCGCCTACGCGAAGCAGGTCTACGTGCTCCCGAAGCACCTCGACGAGAAGGTGGCCGCGCTGCACCTCGAGCAGATCGGCGCCCGCCTCACGAAGCTCTCGAAGAAGCAGGCGGCCTACATCGGCGTCCCGCAGTCCGGCCCGTTCAAGCCCGAGCACTACCGGTACTAG
- a CDS encoding undecaprenyl-diphosphatase has product MSLVSAALFGLVQALTEFLPVSSTAHLLVFGELLGHSLDDRRFRAFVTIIQAGTTLAVLIYFRADIARLVAASTRGLVRGKPLGTPEARLGWYILLGTLPAALAGKLLERRIEALGNWVIAGSLVGLGLVLLAAERLASHRRRVEDVGPGDALLIGVAQALALVPGSSRSGTTITGGMLLGFTREAAARFSFLLSVPITLAAGAYKLWSTVPDLRGEVAWTVATVVGTVVSAVAGYLVIDWLLAWLRTRTTYVFVVWRIAAGAAIAALILSGVLPAGAEAPPPPPPALHAAP; this is encoded by the coding sequence ATGAGCCTCGTCTCCGCGGCGCTGTTCGGGCTCGTCCAGGCGCTCACCGAGTTCCTCCCGGTGAGCTCCACCGCGCACCTGCTGGTGTTCGGCGAGCTGCTCGGCCACTCGCTCGACGACCGGCGCTTCCGCGCCTTCGTCACGATCATCCAGGCCGGCACCACCCTGGCGGTGCTGATCTACTTCCGCGCCGACATCGCGCGGCTGGTGGCGGCCTCGACGCGGGGGCTGGTCCGGGGCAAGCCGCTCGGGACGCCGGAGGCGCGGCTGGGCTGGTACATCCTGCTCGGCACCCTGCCGGCCGCGCTGGCGGGGAAGCTGCTCGAGCGGCGGATCGAGGCGCTCGGCAACTGGGTCATCGCGGGCTCGCTGGTGGGGCTGGGCCTCGTGCTGCTCGCGGCCGAGCGCCTGGCCAGCCACCGGCGGCGCGTGGAGGACGTGGGCCCGGGCGACGCGCTCCTCATCGGCGTCGCCCAGGCGCTCGCGCTCGTGCCGGGCAGCTCGCGCTCCGGCACCACCATCACCGGCGGCATGCTGCTCGGCTTCACCCGCGAGGCGGCGGCGCGCTTCAGCTTCCTGCTCTCGGTGCCCATCACGCTCGCGGCCGGGGCGTACAAGCTCTGGTCCACCGTCCCGGACCTGCGCGGCGAGGTGGCCTGGACGGTCGCGACCGTGGTCGGTACCGTGGTGTCCGCGGTGGCCGGCTACCTCGTCATCGACTGGCTGCTCGCGTGGCTGCGGACCCGCACCACGTACGTGTTCGTCGTCTGGCGCATCGCCGCCGGCGCCGCCATCGCGGCGCTCATCCTCTCCGGCGTCCTCCCCGCCGGCGCCGAGGCGCCTCCGCCGCCTCCGCCGGCCCTGCACGCGGCCCCGTGA
- a CDS encoding NUDIX hydrolase: MTLDDLAAALVARAPGVAPVDRIAHEHLPRGGFAAAAVLVPLHVVHGEVHVLMIRRPMKMSRHAGQIAFPGGKIDPGEESLAAALREAHEEVGLEPARADVMGQLSETLVLASAFRLTPWVASVPYPYPYAAAPHEVDEILHVPLSALSRPGAHRVEWREVYGLRLDVHFFSFGKDVIWGATGRVLAELLSIWRAS; encoded by the coding sequence GTGACGCTCGACGATCTCGCCGCGGCGCTCGTCGCCCGCGCGCCGGGGGTGGCCCCGGTGGACCGGATCGCGCACGAGCACCTGCCCCGGGGCGGCTTCGCCGCGGCGGCGGTGCTGGTGCCGCTGCACGTGGTCCACGGCGAGGTCCACGTCCTCATGATCCGCCGGCCGATGAAGATGTCCCGCCACGCGGGGCAGATCGCGTTCCCCGGCGGGAAGATCGACCCGGGCGAGGAGAGCCTCGCCGCGGCGCTCCGCGAGGCGCACGAGGAGGTCGGGCTCGAGCCGGCCCGTGCCGACGTCATGGGACAGCTCAGCGAGACGCTGGTGCTGGCGTCGGCCTTCCGCTTGACGCCGTGGGTGGCTTCCGTGCCATACCCGTACCCGTACGCGGCCGCGCCGCACGAGGTGGACGAGATCCTGCACGTCCCGCTCTCGGCGCTCTCCCGCCCCGGCGCGCACCGGGTCGAGTGGCGCGAGGTCTACGGCCTGAGGCTCGACGTGCACTTCTTCTCGTTCGGCAAGGACGTGATCTGGGGCGCGACGGGGCGCGTGCTCGCCGAGCTCCTGTCCATCTGGAGGGCGTCGTGA
- a CDS encoding mannose-1-phosphate guanylyltransferase codes for MKIYPVIMAGGSGTRFWPLSRRNRPKQFLALAGDAPLLAATVGRLPPLARPKDTFVVCGPKHAAAARRMVAQLPKENFIVEPCARNTAPCVGLAAIHVAAKDPKGVIAMLPADHHIGRPEAFRDAVAAAAQLAEAGSIATIGIRPSRPETGYGYLKLGPRLAVRAKGRKRLVAHKVERFVEKPDVVTAARYLADGSYLWNSGIFVFRADVILDEIRRAMPVLGEQLEAIRRTLGTPAYARTLKRVFPDCPSISIDYGVMEKSARISVVPAEFGWSDVGSFAALSDVRVTDDLGNVAEGDALVIDGRNNVVLAGKDRPIALIGLDDVIVVDSGDALLVCRRDRAQDVRKAVEELGRRGREELL; via the coding sequence GTGAAGATCTACCCGGTGATCATGGCGGGCGGCTCGGGCACGCGGTTCTGGCCGCTGTCGCGCCGCAACCGCCCGAAGCAGTTCCTGGCGCTCGCCGGCGACGCGCCGCTGCTCGCGGCCACCGTGGGCCGGCTCCCGCCGCTCGCGCGCCCGAAGGACACGTTCGTGGTGTGCGGGCCGAAGCACGCGGCCGCGGCCCGGCGGATGGTGGCGCAGCTCCCGAAGGAGAACTTCATCGTCGAGCCGTGCGCGCGGAACACCGCGCCGTGCGTGGGCCTCGCCGCCATCCACGTGGCCGCGAAGGACCCCAAGGGCGTCATCGCCATGCTGCCGGCCGACCACCACATCGGCCGCCCCGAGGCGTTCCGCGACGCGGTCGCGGCGGCCGCCCAGCTCGCCGAGGCCGGCTCCATCGCCACCATCGGCATCCGGCCCTCGCGCCCCGAGACCGGCTACGGCTACCTGAAGCTCGGGCCGCGCCTGGCGGTGCGGGCGAAGGGCAGGAAGCGCCTGGTGGCGCACAAGGTCGAGCGCTTCGTGGAGAAGCCGGACGTGGTCACCGCGGCGCGGTACCTCGCGGACGGCAGCTACCTGTGGAACTCGGGCATCTTCGTGTTCCGCGCCGACGTGATCCTGGACGAGATCCGCCGCGCCATGCCGGTGCTGGGCGAGCAGCTCGAGGCCATCCGCCGCACGCTCGGCACGCCCGCCTACGCGCGCACGCTGAAGCGCGTCTTCCCCGACTGCCCCTCCATCTCCATCGACTACGGCGTCATGGAGAAGAGCGCGCGCATCTCGGTCGTGCCGGCCGAGTTCGGCTGGAGCGACGTGGGCAGCTTCGCCGCGCTCTCCGACGTCCGCGTCACCGACGACCTCGGCAACGTGGCCGAGGGCGACGCGCTCGTCATCGACGGCCGCAACAACGTGGTGCTGGCCGGGAAGGACCGGCCCATCGCGCTCATCGGCCTCGACGACGTCATCGTGGTGGACTCGGGGGACGCGCTGCTCGTGTGCCGGCGCGACCGCGCCCAGGACGTCCGCAAGGCCGTCGAGGAGCTGGGCCGCCGCGGCCGCGAGGAGCTCCTCTAG
- a CDS encoding phosphomannomutase/phosphoglucomutase — protein MAKLSPTIFREYDIRGLVDQDLTEEAVSLVGKALGTRIRGAGGKRAAVGWDARLSGPKFAKAMIEALTSTGVDVVSLGVVPTPLTYFAAHTLDVDGICMITGSHNPPEYNGLKVGLGSATYYGEEIQALRREAEAGRFATGQGTVRAHDIVTPYREHVRQNLRLGKRRLKVVVDAGNGTGGVVAVPLFEALGFEVIPLFIEMDGNFPNHHPDPTVEKNLEHLRRKVLETAADVGIAYDGDADRVGAVDEKGNVLWGDQIMILFSRALLAEEPGAAIVGEVKCSFTLYDDIAARGGRGIMWKAGHSLIKAKMKEEHALLAGEMSGHIFFAHRWFGFDDGIYSSARLLELLTHTDRPMSALLADVPRTFSTPELRVDCPEDRKFEVVRRAQEFFAARYEAVTVDGVRVVFPDGWGLVRASNTQPLLVLRFEAKTEARLAEIQALVRGKVDELLRELGA, from the coding sequence ATGGCCAAGCTCTCCCCGACCATCTTCCGCGAGTACGACATCCGCGGGCTGGTGGACCAGGACCTCACCGAGGAGGCGGTCTCGCTCGTCGGCAAGGCGCTCGGCACGCGCATCCGGGGCGCGGGCGGGAAGCGCGCCGCCGTGGGCTGGGACGCGCGCCTCTCCGGGCCGAAGTTCGCGAAGGCCATGATCGAGGCGCTCACCTCCACCGGCGTGGACGTGGTGAGCCTCGGGGTGGTGCCGACGCCCCTCACCTACTTCGCCGCCCACACCCTCGACGTGGACGGCATCTGCATGATCACCGGCTCGCACAACCCGCCGGAGTACAACGGGCTCAAGGTCGGCCTCGGCTCGGCCACCTACTACGGCGAGGAGATCCAGGCGCTGCGCCGCGAGGCGGAGGCGGGGCGCTTCGCCACGGGCCAGGGCACCGTCCGCGCGCACGACATCGTGACGCCGTACCGCGAGCACGTCCGGCAGAACCTCCGGCTGGGGAAGCGCCGCCTGAAGGTGGTCGTGGACGCCGGCAACGGGACCGGCGGCGTGGTGGCGGTCCCGCTGTTCGAGGCGCTCGGGTTCGAGGTGATCCCGCTGTTCATCGAGATGGACGGCAACTTCCCGAACCACCACCCCGACCCGACCGTGGAGAAGAACCTCGAGCACCTGCGGCGCAAGGTGCTCGAGACCGCGGCGGACGTGGGCATCGCCTACGACGGCGACGCCGACCGGGTGGGCGCGGTGGACGAGAAGGGCAACGTGCTCTGGGGCGACCAGATCATGATCCTCTTCTCCCGGGCGCTGCTCGCCGAGGAGCCGGGCGCCGCCATCGTGGGCGAGGTGAAGTGCTCCTTCACGCTCTACGACGACATCGCCGCCCGGGGCGGGCGGGGCATCATGTGGAAGGCCGGCCACAGCCTCATCAAGGCGAAGATGAAGGAGGAGCACGCGCTGCTCGCCGGCGAGATGAGCGGGCACATCTTCTTCGCCCACCGCTGGTTCGGGTTCGACGACGGCATCTACTCGTCGGCGCGGCTGCTCGAGCTGCTCACGCACACCGACCGGCCCATGTCCGCGCTGCTCGCCGACGTGCCGCGGACGTTCTCCACGCCCGAGCTGCGGGTGGACTGCCCCGAGGACCGGAAGTTCGAGGTCGTGCGCCGGGCCCAGGAGTTCTTCGCGGCCCGCTACGAGGCGGTGACCGTGGACGGCGTGCGGGTGGTGTTCCCCGACGGCTGGGGCCTGGTGCGCGCCTCCAACACCCAGCCGCTGCTGGTGCTGCGCTTCGAGGCGAAGACCGAGGCGCGGCTCGCCGAGATCCAGGCGCTGGTGCGCGGCAAGGTGGACGAGCTGCTGCGCGAGCTGGGGGCATAG
- a CDS encoding ROK family protein, whose product MKGLALGVDLGGTNARAAVVDRATGEIVASHKEPLHERGPEAVVATVVHALGQAAGAAGIAPASAGRVGVGVAGQVLGATGVVMNAPNLGWRDVAFGALLEKALGVPVRVANDLSVAAWGEKRFGAARGIEDVVLVFVGSGVGSGLILGGRLHDGAQGVAGELGHIKVRLPRPGFTPRRCGCGQLGCLEAYTSGVNVAARVREEIAAGAATRVLELAEGDLARVTASVVEEAHALGDAYAVALWDEVSELLGLAVANLVTLLNPARLILGGGVLLGAPRLAALTLRRFDDAVSRSATRGLTVERAWLGDDAGVIGAAVLE is encoded by the coding sequence GTGAAGGGGCTCGCGCTCGGCGTGGACCTCGGGGGCACCAACGCGCGCGCCGCGGTGGTGGACCGCGCCACCGGCGAGATCGTCGCCTCGCACAAGGAGCCGCTGCACGAGCGCGGGCCGGAGGCGGTGGTCGCGACGGTCGTCCACGCGCTCGGCCAGGCGGCCGGCGCCGCCGGGATCGCGCCGGCGTCGGCGGGCCGGGTCGGGGTGGGCGTGGCCGGGCAGGTGCTCGGCGCCACCGGCGTGGTGATGAACGCGCCCAACCTGGGCTGGCGCGACGTGGCGTTCGGCGCGCTGCTGGAGAAGGCGCTGGGCGTGCCGGTGCGGGTCGCGAACGACCTGTCGGTCGCGGCCTGGGGGGAGAAGCGCTTCGGCGCCGCCCGCGGCATCGAGGACGTGGTGCTGGTGTTCGTCGGCTCCGGCGTGGGCTCCGGGCTCATCCTGGGCGGCCGGCTGCACGACGGGGCCCAGGGCGTGGCCGGGGAGCTCGGCCACATCAAGGTGCGCCTGCCGCGCCCGGGGTTCACGCCCCGCCGCTGCGGCTGCGGCCAGCTCGGCTGCCTCGAGGCCTACACCTCGGGCGTGAACGTGGCCGCGCGGGTCCGCGAGGAGATCGCGGCCGGCGCCGCCACCCGGGTGCTGGAGCTGGCGGAGGGCGACCTCGCCCGCGTCACCGCCAGCGTGGTGGAGGAGGCGCACGCGCTGGGCGACGCCTACGCCGTGGCGCTGTGGGACGAGGTCTCCGAGCTGCTCGGCCTCGCCGTGGCGAACCTCGTCACGCTGCTCAACCCCGCCCGGCTCATCCTGGGCGGCGGCGTGCTGCTGGGCGCCCCCCGCCTCGCCGCCCTGACGCTCCGCCGGTTCGACGACGCGGTATCGCGGTCGGCCACGCGCGGGCTCACCGTGGAGCGCGCCTGGCTCGGCGACGACGCCGGGGTCATCGGCGCCGCGGTGCTCGAGTAG